The following coding sequences lie in one Streptomyces venezuelae genomic window:
- a CDS encoding TetR/AcrR family transcriptional regulator, with amino-acid sequence MSEGLRERKKRQTKQRISDVATGLFLEHGFVAVTIAEIADAADVSVNTVYNYFPAKEDLFLDRGDDVVDRLSRHVRGRRAGESAADAVLRELRADVEGVSPAVGLFPGWADFMKVITEAHALRSRLWAIQQEAHDRLTRTLAEETGADGGDPLPGLVAGQLSWVHSTLMAWIGDEMSKGREPAEVSREALALLDEMEDLLSDKVLNYAPRAAE; translated from the coding sequence ATGAGTGAGGGCCTGCGGGAGCGCAAGAAGAGGCAGACGAAGCAGCGGATCTCGGACGTCGCGACCGGGCTCTTCCTGGAACACGGGTTCGTCGCCGTGACCATCGCCGAGATCGCGGACGCCGCGGACGTCTCGGTCAACACGGTCTACAACTACTTCCCGGCCAAGGAGGACCTGTTCCTCGACCGGGGCGACGACGTCGTCGACCGCCTCTCCCGTCACGTGCGCGGCCGGCGCGCCGGGGAGTCCGCCGCCGACGCGGTCCTGCGCGAGCTCCGCGCCGACGTGGAAGGCGTCTCGCCGGCCGTCGGGCTCTTCCCCGGCTGGGCCGACTTCATGAAGGTCATCACCGAGGCGCACGCCCTGCGCTCCCGGCTCTGGGCGATCCAGCAGGAGGCCCACGACCGGCTCACCCGCACCCTCGCCGAGGAGACCGGCGCCGACGGGGGCGACCCGCTTCCCGGCCTCGTCGCCGGTCAGCTCTCCTGGGTCCACAGCACCCTCATGGCGTGGATCGGCGACGAGATGTCCAAGGGGCGCGAGCCCGCCGAGGTCTCCCGCGAAGCCCTCGCGCTGCTCGACGAGATGGAGGACCTGCTGAGCGACAAGGTCCTCAACTACGCGCCGCGGGCCGCCGAATGA
- a CDS encoding ABC transporter permease has protein sequence MPALLADTALIFGRYARQTLRSTFQILFGVLTPLLYLLFFGPLLTDLPLGSDGDSWQVLVPGLLLQLGLFGATFSGFALIIEKQFGVVERMRVTPVSRLALLLGRILRDAALFVFQAVLLVLASLAMGLRAPLAGILIGFAFVGLLTAGLASLSYALAMKVDKPHEFGPAVNAVSMPSMLLSGLMLPMALAPAWLDVLSHFMPFRYLVDAVRAGYVGDYATTTMLYGALMALAFVLLSVTVGTRVFRKAGA, from the coding sequence ATGCCTGCACTGCTCGCCGACACCGCCCTGATCTTCGGGCGGTACGCCCGGCAGACCCTGCGCTCCACGTTCCAGATCCTGTTCGGCGTCCTCACCCCGCTGCTCTACCTCCTCTTCTTCGGCCCGCTCCTCACCGACCTGCCGCTCGGCTCCGACGGCGACTCCTGGCAGGTCCTCGTACCGGGACTGCTGCTGCAACTCGGCCTGTTCGGCGCCACGTTCAGCGGGTTCGCGCTCATCATCGAGAAGCAGTTCGGCGTGGTGGAAAGGATGCGGGTGACACCCGTGAGCCGTCTCGCGCTGCTCCTCGGGCGGATCCTCCGCGACGCCGCGCTCTTCGTCTTCCAGGCCGTGCTGCTCGTGCTCGCCTCGCTGGCGATGGGGCTCAGGGCGCCGCTCGCGGGCATCCTCATCGGGTTCGCGTTCGTGGGGCTCCTGACGGCCGGACTCGCGTCGCTCTCGTACGCGCTGGCCATGAAGGTCGACAAGCCGCACGAGTTCGGCCCCGCCGTCAACGCGGTGAGCATGCCGTCGATGCTGCTCTCCGGCCTGATGCTGCCGATGGCGCTCGCCCCGGCCTGGCTCGACGTCCTCTCCCACTTCATGCCGTTCCGCTACCTCGTCGACGCGGTCCGCGCGGGCTACGTCGGCGACTACGCGACCACGACGATGCTGTACGGCGCCCTGATGGCCCTCGCCTTCGTCCTGCTCTCCGTGACGGTCGGCACACGTGTCTTCAGGAAGGCCGGAGCGTGA
- the nucS gene encoding endonuclease NucS: MRLVIARCSVDYAGRLTAHLPSAPRLILVKADGSVSIHADDRAYKPLNWMSPPCTLKEGTGDDAGVWTVVNKAGEKLIITMEEVLHDSSHELGVDPGLIKDGVEAHLQELLADRIETLGEGYTLIRREYMTAIGPVDILCRDADGQTVAVEIKRRGEIDGVEQLTRYLELLNRDPHLAPVRGIFAAQEIKPQARVLATDRGIGCTVLDYNALRGIEDDKLRLF; encoded by the coding sequence ATGCGTCTCGTCATTGCCCGATGCTCCGTGGACTACGCGGGCCGGCTCACCGCCCATCTCCCGTCGGCGCCCCGTCTGATCCTCGTGAAGGCGGACGGCAGCGTCTCCATCCACGCGGACGACAGGGCCTACAAACCGCTCAACTGGATGTCGCCGCCCTGCACCTTGAAGGAGGGGACCGGGGACGACGCCGGCGTGTGGACCGTCGTGAACAAGGCGGGCGAGAAGCTCATCATCACGATGGAGGAAGTCCTGCACGACTCCTCGCACGAACTGGGTGTGGACCCCGGCCTCATCAAGGACGGCGTGGAAGCACACCTTCAGGAGCTGCTCGCCGACCGGATCGAGACGCTCGGTGAGGGATATACGCTCATCCGCCGCGAGTACATGACGGCGATCGGCCCGGTGGACATCCTCTGCCGCGACGCCGACGGGCAGACCGTCGCCGTCGAGATCAAGCGCCGCGGCGAGATCGACGGTGTCGAGCAACTCACGCGCTACCTCGAGCTGTTGAACCGCGACCCGCACCTGGCGCCCGTCCGGGGCATCTTCGCCGCCCAGGAGATCAAGCCGCAGGCACGCGTCCTCGCCACGGACCGCGGCATCGGCTGCACCGTCCTCGACTACAACGCGCTGCGCGGCATCGAGGACGACAAGCTCCGGCTGTTCTGA
- a CDS encoding cob(I)yrinic acid a,c-diamide adenosyltransferase, translating into MVNLTRIYTRTGDQGTTALGDMSRTAKTDPRISAYADANEANAAIGTAIALGQLDADVVKVLVRVQNDLFDVGADLSTPVVEDPKYPPLRVEQSYIDKLEADCDRFLEELEKLRSFILPGGTPGAALLHQACTVVRRAERSTWAAFETHGDTMNPLTATYLNRLSDLLFILARTANKAVGDVLWVPGGER; encoded by the coding sequence ATGGTCAATCTGACGCGCATCTACACCAGGACCGGCGACCAGGGCACGACGGCCCTCGGGGACATGAGCCGCACCGCCAAGACCGATCCGCGGATCTCGGCGTACGCCGACGCCAACGAGGCCAACGCGGCCATCGGGACGGCGATCGCGCTCGGTCAGCTCGACGCGGACGTGGTGAAGGTCCTCGTACGCGTCCAGAACGACCTCTTCGACGTGGGCGCCGACCTCTCCACGCCGGTCGTGGAGGACCCGAAGTACCCGCCGCTGCGCGTCGAGCAGTCCTACATCGACAAGCTGGAGGCGGACTGCGACCGCTTCCTCGAGGAGCTGGAGAAGCTCCGCAGCTTCATCCTGCCGGGGGGTACGCCGGGCGCGGCGCTCCTGCACCAGGCGTGCACCGTGGTGCGGCGCGCCGAACGGTCGACGTGGGCGGCCTTCGAGACCCACGGCGACACGATGAACCCGCTGACCGCGACCTACCTCAACCGCCTCTCCGACCTCCTGTTCATCCTCGCCCGTACGGCGAACAAGGCGGTCGGGGACGTGCTGTGGGTGCCGGGCGGCGAGCGGTAG
- a CDS encoding ABC transporter ATP-binding protein, whose protein sequence is MAIISTSGLTRTFQTKAGPVEAVRGIDLRVEPGEILGFLGPNGAGKTTTLRMLTTLLPPTGGAATVAGRDLAKDPAGVRERIGYVAQSGGVDLSISVREELVTQGRLYRLTKSQAAARAEELARDLGLTELMERPCAALSGGQRRRLDIALGLTHRPEVLFLDEPTTGLDPGSRADLWQLVRGLRDEHGTTVFLTTHYLDEADALSDRLVVVDKGVVVAEGTPSALKLQYGGSIDATLQDTFLAITGRDIAPANTTPVAV, encoded by the coding sequence ATGGCCATCATCAGCACCTCCGGGCTCACCCGGACCTTCCAGACCAAGGCCGGCCCCGTCGAGGCCGTGCGCGGCATCGACCTGCGCGTCGAGCCCGGCGAGATCCTCGGCTTCCTCGGGCCGAACGGCGCGGGAAAGACCACGACCCTGCGCATGCTGACCACGCTGCTCCCGCCCACCGGCGGCGCCGCCACCGTCGCGGGCCGCGACCTCGCGAAGGACCCCGCCGGCGTGCGCGAGAGGATCGGGTACGTGGCCCAGTCGGGCGGCGTCGACCTGAGCATCTCCGTACGCGAGGAACTCGTCACCCAGGGCCGCCTCTACCGCCTGACGAAGTCTCAGGCGGCGGCCCGCGCGGAGGAACTGGCGCGCGACCTCGGCCTGACCGAGCTGATGGAGCGGCCCTGCGCCGCGCTCTCCGGCGGCCAGCGCAGGCGGCTCGACATCGCCCTCGGGCTCACCCACCGCCCCGAGGTCCTCTTCCTCGACGAGCCGACCACCGGACTCGACCCGGGCAGCCGCGCCGACCTGTGGCAGCTGGTGCGCGGGCTGCGCGACGAGCACGGCACGACCGTCTTCCTCACCACGCACTACCTCGACGAGGCCGACGCCCTCTCCGACCGCCTGGTCGTCGTCGACAAGGGCGTCGTCGTCGCCGAAGGCACGCCGAGCGCGCTGAAGCTCCAGTACGGCGGCTCGATCGACGCCACCCTCCAGGACACCTTCCTCGCCATCACCGGGCGCGACATCGCGCCCGCGAACACGACCCCCGTCGCCGTCTGA
- a CDS encoding response regulator, translating to MIRVLVAEDQSAVRAGLVLILRSAPDIEVVGEAADGEEAVALARELRPDLVLMDVQMPRLDGVSATRQVVAEQLADVLVLTTFDLDEYVFGALRAGASGFLLKNTEAKDLIEGVRTVARGEGLIAPAVTRRLIAEFAAPGRVVRDENAPDPAILDSLTRREREVLSCIGEGLSNAEIAARLAMAEATVKTHVSRMLGKLELRSRVQAAVLAQELGV from the coding sequence ATGATCCGGGTACTGGTCGCCGAGGACCAGTCGGCCGTGCGCGCGGGACTCGTCCTGATCCTGCGCAGCGCGCCCGACATCGAGGTCGTCGGCGAGGCGGCGGACGGCGAGGAGGCCGTCGCGCTCGCCCGCGAGCTCCGTCCCGACCTGGTCCTGATGGACGTACAGATGCCGCGCCTTGACGGGGTGTCGGCGACGCGGCAGGTCGTCGCCGAGCAGCTCGCGGACGTGCTCGTCCTGACCACCTTCGACCTCGACGAGTACGTGTTCGGGGCGCTGCGGGCGGGCGCGTCCGGGTTCCTCCTGAAGAACACGGAGGCGAAGGATCTCATCGAGGGTGTCCGCACGGTCGCGCGTGGCGAGGGCCTCATCGCGCCCGCCGTCACCCGTCGGCTGATCGCCGAGTTCGCCGCTCCCGGGAGGGTCGTACGCGACGAGAACGCGCCGGACCCCGCGATCCTGGACAGCCTGACGCGGCGCGAGCGCGAGGTGCTCTCCTGCATCGGTGAGGGTCTGTCGAACGCGGAGATCGCGGCCCGTCTGGCGATGGCGGAGGCAACGGTGAAGACGCACGTCAGCCGGATGCTGGGCAAGCTGGAACTGCGCAGCCGGGTGCAAGCCGCCGTACTGGCGCAGGAGTTGGGCGTCTGA
- a CDS encoding 3-hydroxyacyl-CoA dehydrogenase family protein, with translation MARKLAVIGAGLMGSGIAQVSAQAGWDVVLRDVTDEALTRGTDGIKASYDKFVSKGKLAAKDAEAALGRITTTTDLDAVADADIVVEAVFEKLEVKHEIFRTLDKLVRDDAVLASNTSAIPITKIAAVTERPERVVGAHFFSPVPMMQLCELVRGYKTSDETLARTREFAESVGKTCIVVNRDVAGFVTTRLISALVVEAAKLHESGVATAEDIDIACKLGFGHAMGPLATADLTGVDILLHATQNIYTESQDEKFAPPESMRRMVDAGDIGRKSGQGFYKH, from the coding sequence GTGGCACGGAAGCTCGCCGTCATCGGAGCCGGACTCATGGGGTCCGGCATCGCTCAGGTCTCCGCCCAGGCGGGCTGGGACGTCGTCCTGCGCGACGTCACCGATGAGGCCCTGACCCGCGGCACCGACGGGATCAAGGCGTCGTACGACAAGTTCGTGAGCAAGGGCAAGCTCGCGGCCAAGGACGCGGAGGCCGCGCTCGGACGCATCACGACCACCACCGACCTGGACGCCGTCGCCGACGCGGACATCGTCGTCGAGGCCGTCTTCGAGAAGCTCGAGGTCAAGCACGAGATCTTCCGTACGCTCGACAAGCTCGTGCGCGACGACGCCGTGCTCGCCTCCAACACCTCCGCCATCCCGATCACCAAGATCGCGGCCGTGACGGAGCGCCCGGAGCGCGTCGTCGGCGCCCACTTCTTCTCGCCCGTCCCGATGATGCAGCTCTGCGAGCTCGTACGCGGCTACAAGACCAGCGACGAAACGCTCGCCCGCACCCGTGAGTTCGCCGAGTCCGTCGGCAAGACCTGCATCGTCGTCAACCGCGACGTCGCCGGCTTCGTGACGACCCGTCTGATCTCCGCGCTCGTCGTCGAGGCCGCCAAGCTCCACGAGTCGGGCGTCGCCACCGCCGAGGACATCGACATCGCCTGCAAGCTCGGCTTCGGCCACGCCATGGGCCCGCTCGCGACCGCCGACCTCACCGGCGTCGACATCCTGCTGCACGCCACCCAGAACATCTACACGGAATCGCAGGACGAGAAGTTCGCGCCGCCGGAGTCGATGCGCCGGATGGTTGACGCCGGTGACATCGGGCGCAAGAGCGGGCAAGGGTTCTACAAGCACTGA
- a CDS encoding sensor histidine kinase, which produces MAPSLPRPQRVDVQIAAASLLCGLALWALGLKSQTDRPLGDHWALVPLFVLAGLELLRSTKPQFALVMATFALVADQFTAGNLASILMFTDIMYAAVVYGTPAAARRIPITSGVITVAMTVAFLAWWQDPQAVLLGVATAIVAFTPAATGVLVRNHREATAAAKLRAEQTALLAEMDRVQAVGAERARMARELHDMVANHLSAIAIHSTAALSLDDPKTSQDALAVIRENSVEGLAEMRRLIGILRDQTGDLEPAAAPTLDGLAALVAGARTNGLDVTLDDARPADGAKLPAPVELAAYRIVQESLTNALKHASPGLVTVTLTQQPRALTVRVTSPYGDPAGPRAPGSGAGLVGMRERTDLLGGTFEAGPESTPDGKVWSVFATLPVDPADEGAKE; this is translated from the coding sequence ATGGCCCCGTCCCTGCCCCGCCCGCAACGCGTCGACGTACAGATCGCCGCGGCCAGCCTGCTCTGCGGGCTGGCGCTGTGGGCGCTCGGGCTGAAGTCGCAGACGGACCGGCCGCTCGGCGACCACTGGGCGCTGGTCCCCCTCTTCGTCCTCGCGGGGCTCGAACTGCTGCGCAGCACCAAGCCTCAGTTCGCCCTGGTGATGGCCACGTTCGCGCTGGTGGCCGACCAGTTCACGGCGGGCAACCTCGCCTCGATCCTGATGTTCACGGACATCATGTACGCGGCCGTCGTGTACGGGACCCCGGCCGCCGCGCGACGCATCCCGATCACGTCGGGCGTCATCACGGTGGCCATGACCGTGGCCTTCCTCGCCTGGTGGCAGGACCCGCAGGCCGTCCTCCTCGGCGTCGCGACCGCCATCGTGGCCTTTACGCCCGCCGCCACCGGAGTTCTCGTGCGCAACCACCGCGAAGCCACCGCCGCGGCGAAGCTGCGGGCCGAGCAGACCGCGCTGCTCGCCGAGATGGACCGGGTGCAGGCCGTCGGCGCCGAGCGCGCCAGGATGGCCAGGGAGCTGCACGACATGGTCGCCAACCACCTCTCGGCGATCGCCATCCACTCGACGGCCGCGCTCTCCCTCGACGACCCGAAGACCAGTCAGGACGCCCTCGCCGTCATCCGCGAGAACAGCGTCGAGGGCCTCGCCGAGATGCGCCGCCTCATCGGCATCCTGCGCGACCAGACCGGCGACCTCGAACCCGCGGCCGCACCCACCCTGGACGGCCTCGCCGCCCTCGTCGCGGGCGCCCGCACCAACGGACTCGACGTCACGCTCGACGACGCACGCCCCGCGGACGGTGCGAAGCTGCCCGCTCCGGTCGAGCTGGCCGCCTACCGCATCGTGCAGGAATCCCTGACGAACGCCCTGAAGCACGCCTCCCCCGGCCTCGTCACCGTGACCCTCACCCAGCAGCCGCGCGCCCTCACCGTCCGCGTGACCTCCCCCTACGGGGACCCCGCGGGGCCGCGCGCCCCCGGCTCCGGTGCCGGCCTCGTCGGCATGCGCGAGCGCACCGACCTGCTCGGCGGCACCTTCGAAGCGGGCCCCGAGAGCACCCCTGACGGCAAGGTCTGGAGCGTCTTCGCGACCCTGCCCGTCGACCCAGCCGACGAAGGAGCCAAGGAATGA
- a CDS encoding SCO5389 family protein encodes MSLDVSPALLEQAERGEVDEAEFVDCVRTSLPYAWEMISSLVAQLKVDGGEFADNQTPPPDEQARGQLLRALASDAIRGALQRHFGVRLAFQNCHRVAVFPLDPAVDDRLARFTSIRGQLLNQSPELRDC; translated from the coding sequence ATGTCGCTCGACGTCTCACCGGCACTGTTGGAACAGGCCGAGCGAGGCGAGGTGGACGAAGCAGAATTCGTCGACTGCGTCCGGACCTCCCTGCCTTACGCATGGGAGATGATCAGCTCCCTGGTGGCCCAGCTGAAGGTCGACGGCGGCGAGTTCGCCGACAACCAGACCCCGCCGCCGGACGAGCAGGCGCGTGGCCAGCTGCTGCGCGCGCTCGCGAGTGACGCGATCCGCGGTGCTCTGCAAAGGCATTTCGGGGTGCGCCTGGCATTCCAGAACTGTCACCGCGTGGCAGTGTTCCCGCTTGACCCGGCGGTGGACGACCGGCTCGCCCGCTTCACCTCGATCCGGGGCCAGCTGCTCAACCAGTCGCCGGAACTCCGGGACTGCTGA
- a CDS encoding ATP-binding protein produces the protein MDPMNRGPEEYGHDGIDDFDGGIDDDGSARPGRPPRDALTPDFGQPAPALARTVRLVSGDFLLTVNPVDGSEIEPCPPGERPPRPGKRSAADRAELRRASMPPVPPGPALPRLPLLERQEERERLVRLLARGRSVRLTGPAGSGRTALLNAVADDCADLAPDGVVRLSGYRRTPGELLHDLFAAVHEAPLHRPERAQLLEHVHEIGAVVVLDDLEFGGAALDELLDATPECAFLVATTPDVAAPSADSHLEEVFLGGLGRGGGLELLERAVGRVLDDEEANWAGDLWFESEGLPLRFVQAGALLRQRDQLRADPHAFEEHGYYVDTPVIPVDAPFDSGADEHDVPLPSLADGAAPAALLASRLSPSARATLKFAVALGGELPHQAHLPALVGDTHADAALAELVGCALVTPVGAHYRLAAGVRTQLEAAGYAEEAAEYALGAAQHYAWWSGHPSVTPERVAAEADAVQAALAALVATESGAAVLLARTAAPAFAGGLDWGAWERALRSGQEAARNAGEVAEEAYFHHELGILALCGGQLDRARAELEASIGLRGALADKRGMISGRRALALVADRSGGALPGGRTAAGEEVPDARYEESASPPGGIPATFTPSAAAFALPTPPPEPETLVTSKATPVSGAGPAPSRRSIISGTRRNLVAAGAGALLVAVLGTVVTLGATSDNNDPPNDKVTTEQSAKEDRDEGGLTADEPRKDSTSRSDTPGEDGVAGTSDDPAPSASDEPSDTPSKSAKPSDTPSKPSDKPTKPTDKPTKPTDKPTKPTDKPDPPTTPPTTPPTTPPTTPPTTPPDEESPPTSPDNSNSASGPGAEDRI, from the coding sequence ATGGACCCGATGAACCGGGGACCCGAAGAGTACGGCCACGACGGCATCGACGACTTCGACGGCGGCATCGACGACGACGGCTCGGCGCGCCCCGGACGGCCGCCCCGCGACGCTCTGACACCGGACTTCGGGCAGCCCGCACCCGCTCTCGCCCGCACGGTCCGGCTGGTCTCGGGCGACTTCCTGCTCACCGTGAACCCCGTCGACGGCAGCGAGATCGAACCCTGCCCGCCCGGCGAACGGCCCCCGCGCCCCGGCAAGCGCTCCGCAGCCGACCGCGCCGAACTGCGCCGCGCCTCGATGCCGCCCGTGCCGCCGGGGCCCGCACTGCCCAGGCTGCCGCTCCTGGAGCGCCAGGAAGAGCGTGAGCGGCTCGTACGGCTCCTCGCACGCGGCCGCTCCGTCCGGCTGACCGGACCCGCCGGTTCGGGCCGCACAGCGCTCCTCAACGCCGTCGCCGACGACTGCGCGGACCTCGCCCCCGACGGCGTCGTCCGCCTCTCCGGCTACCGCAGGACACCCGGCGAACTGCTCCACGACCTCTTCGCCGCCGTCCACGAAGCGCCGCTGCACCGCCCCGAACGCGCCCAGCTCCTCGAACACGTCCACGAGATCGGCGCCGTCGTCGTCCTCGACGACCTCGAATTCGGCGGCGCCGCCCTCGACGAGCTGCTCGACGCGACACCCGAATGCGCCTTCCTCGTCGCCACCACACCCGACGTGGCCGCGCCCTCCGCCGACTCCCACCTCGAAGAGGTCTTCCTCGGCGGCCTCGGCCGCGGCGGCGGCCTCGAACTCCTGGAGCGCGCCGTCGGCCGCGTCCTCGACGACGAGGAGGCCAACTGGGCGGGCGACCTGTGGTTCGAGTCCGAGGGCCTGCCGCTGCGCTTCGTCCAGGCCGGCGCCCTGCTCCGCCAGCGCGACCAGCTCCGCGCCGACCCGCACGCCTTCGAGGAGCACGGCTACTACGTCGACACCCCCGTCATCCCCGTCGACGCGCCCTTCGACTCGGGTGCCGACGAGCACGACGTACCGCTGCCCTCCCTCGCCGACGGCGCCGCGCCCGCCGCCCTGCTCGCCTCGCGGCTCAGCCCGTCCGCCCGCGCCACACTGAAGTTCGCCGTCGCCCTCGGCGGCGAGCTCCCGCACCAGGCCCACCTGCCCGCCCTCGTGGGCGACACCCACGCCGACGCGGCCCTCGCCGAGCTCGTCGGCTGCGCCCTGGTCACCCCGGTCGGCGCGCACTACCGCCTGGCCGCCGGTGTCCGCACCCAGCTGGAGGCCGCCGGGTACGCGGAGGAGGCCGCCGAGTACGCGCTGGGCGCCGCCCAGCACTACGCCTGGTGGTCCGGGCACCCCTCCGTCACCCCGGAGCGGGTCGCCGCCGAGGCCGACGCCGTGCAGGCCGCCCTCGCCGCGCTGGTCGCCACCGAGAGCGGCGCGGCCGTGCTGCTCGCCCGCACCGCCGCGCCCGCCTTCGCGGGCGGACTCGACTGGGGCGCCTGGGAGCGTGCCCTGCGCTCCGGCCAGGAGGCGGCGCGGAACGCGGGCGAGGTCGCCGAAGAGGCGTACTTCCACCACGAGTTGGGCATCCTCGCGCTCTGCGGCGGACAGCTCGACCGGGCCCGCGCCGAACTGGAGGCGTCCATAGGCCTGCGCGGCGCGCTCGCCGACAAGCGCGGCATGATCTCCGGGCGCAGGGCCCTCGCGCTGGTCGCCGACCGGTCGGGCGGCGCGCTGCCCGGCGGGCGCACGGCCGCGGGCGAAGAGGTGCCCGACGCGCGCTACGAGGAATCGGCGTCGCCGCCCGGCGGCATCCCCGCCACGTTCACGCCGTCCGCCGCCGCGTTCGCCCTGCCCACGCCGCCCCCGGAGCCGGAGACGCTCGTCACCAGCAAGGCGACGCCGGTGTCCGGGGCGGGCCCCGCGCCGAGCCGCCGCTCCATCATCAGCGGCACCCGCCGCAACCTCGTCGCGGCGGGCGCGGGAGCCCTGCTGGTCGCCGTTCTCGGCACCGTCGTCACCCTCGGTGCCACGTCCGACAACAACGACCCGCCGAACGACAAGGTCACGACCGAGCAGTCGGCGAAGGAGGACCGCGACGAGGGCGGCCTCACCGCCGACGAGCCGCGCAAGGACTCCACGAGCCGCTCCGACACACCCGGCGAGGACGGCGTCGCCGGAACGTCCGACGATCCGGCGCCGAGCGCCAGCGACGAGCCGTCGGACACGCCGAGCAAGAGCGCCAAGCCGTCCGACACCCCGTCGAAGCCCTCGGACAAGCCGACCAAGCCGACCGACAAGCCGACGAAGCCCACGGACAAGCCCACGAAGCCGACCGACAAGCCGGACCCGCCGACCACGCCTCCGACGACCCCGCCGACCACCCCGCCCACGACCCCGCCGACGACGCCTCCCGACGAGGAGTCGCCGCCCACCTCGCCCGACAACTCGAACTCGGCGAGCGGCCCCGGGGCCGAGGACAGGATCTGA
- a CDS encoding STAS domain-containing protein — protein sequence MHIRGDQAQLVVGGRLDVRSAADARTVLHSAVDDGVGDLVLDLSELDSWDATGLGVIMGAHRRAGRCGRRLVLRHVPPQMQRLLVATRLHRILAIEGGIGVESLPRV from the coding sequence ATGCACATCAGGGGCGACCAGGCCCAGCTGGTCGTCGGGGGACGCCTCGACGTACGCAGCGCGGCGGACGCCCGCACGGTCCTGCACTCGGCCGTCGACGACGGCGTCGGCGATCTGGTGCTCGACCTCTCCGAACTCGACTCGTGGGACGCCACGGGCCTCGGCGTCATCATGGGCGCCCACCGCCGCGCGGGACGCTGCGGACGCCGACTCGTCCTCCGCCACGTACCGCCGCAGATGCAGCGCCTCCTCGTCGCGACCCGACTGCACCGGATCCTCGCCATCGAGGGCGGCATCGGAGTCGAATCCCTCCCCAGAGTCTGA
- a CDS encoding LLM class flavin-dependent oxidoreductase has translation MRVGSFVLAAQFPGQGQGEALHRAVRSAEVAEEAGLDSVWLAEHHFVPYGTCPSAVTLAALILGRTRRIHVGTAVSVLPTAHPVALGEQAALLHVTTGGRFSLGVGRGGPWVDLEVFGAGLEAYEKGFPESLDLLLRWLREPRVAGNGERFAFREVAVVPRPQEALNGQGAEGPEVVVACTSPSSVRLAAQRCLPMLLGMHVGDDEKAEMVALWNRHARAAGHPPERVSAAPHVSAGVAQVADRRLDAAEALQKAMPGWLKQGLDAHVTVDDRHRAMRDPVAYTELLCKLHPVGTPQVCADRLAATAERTGITRFALLVEGSGDLAATEENVRRLGAEVLPQLR, from the coding sequence ATGCGAGTAGGTAGTTTTGTTCTGGCCGCCCAGTTCCCCGGACAGGGGCAGGGGGAGGCACTGCACCGCGCGGTGCGGTCCGCCGAGGTGGCCGAGGAGGCGGGGCTCGACTCGGTCTGGCTCGCCGAGCACCACTTCGTGCCGTACGGCACCTGTCCGTCGGCGGTGACCCTCGCGGCACTGATCCTCGGGCGGACGCGGCGGATCCACGTCGGCACGGCTGTGAGCGTGCTCCCGACCGCCCACCCCGTGGCGCTCGGCGAGCAGGCTGCGCTGCTGCACGTGACGACCGGCGGCCGGTTCTCGCTCGGCGTCGGACGCGGCGGTCCCTGGGTGGACCTGGAAGTGTTCGGCGCGGGCCTGGAGGCGTACGAGAAGGGGTTCCCCGAATCCCTCGACCTGCTGCTGCGGTGGCTGCGGGAGCCGCGCGTCGCGGGCAACGGCGAGCGGTTCGCGTTCCGTGAGGTCGCCGTGGTGCCGCGCCCGCAGGAAGCGCTGAACGGGCAGGGCGCCGAAGGTCCCGAAGTGGTCGTCGCGTGCACCTCGCCGTCCAGCGTGCGGCTCGCCGCGCAGCGCTGTCTGCCGATGCTGCTCGGGATGCACGTGGGCGACGACGAGAAGGCCGAAATGGTGGCCTTGTGGAATCGCCACGCACGTGCTGCGGGGCACCCGCCGGAGAGGGTTTCCGCGGCGCCCCACGTATCCGCCGGTGTCGCACAGGTCGCGGACCGCCGCCTCGACGCGGCGGAGGCGTTACAGAAGGCGATGCCGGGGTGGTTGAAGCAGGGGCTGGACGCCCATGTGACCGTGGACGACAGGCACCGCGCCATGCGTGACCCGGTGGCGTACACGGAGTTGCTGTGCAAGCTGCACCCCGTGGGCACCCCGCAGGTCTGCGCCGACCGTCTCGCCGCCACCGCCGAGCGCACCGGCATCACGCGCTTCGCGCTGCTGGTGGAGGGCTCCGGCGACCTCGCGGCCACGGAGGAGAACGTACGGAGGCTGGGCGCCGAGGTGCTGCCCCAGCTCCGCTGA